The genome window CAACGGGCAATGCTATCTGGCCAAAAAGCTAAAAGCCCAGGAGGAGAAAAAAGACCAGCAAACCAGTGAGCAGGTGCGTAATTTGCCTACGCTGCATCTATTTTCATCTCCGCTGGTCGCGTTCGAATTTCTGGCATCTCCATTTCTGATTCATTCCCAAGCCGCTTTCCAGTATCAGCTGGCAGCTTATCTGGCTCCGCTTGCAGTGGTTTCGCCACCCCCCTGCGCTTAGTTGTCGTATTTGTCAATTTTTGGGCTAAAATGAAAGGGTAACATTGTTTATCCGCGGCGCGCGACTGCGTTGCCCTGCTCCTTTATTCAAATTCAACAGCTAACCTAACAGCATCCATTCTGCTTTTTAAAAGTGGATGAGTTTATCCTTGTATATCCGAATGAAATTTCAATATCTGTTTCTATTGCTGGCCATGTTCAGCAATGTTACCTGTTCCTACGCTCAAAGCGAGCAAGGAACACTTCACGGGCGTATCGTCAACGCCGAAGACAAGCCTGTCTCAGGCGCGTCCATCGCATTTCAAAACACAACATTAGGCACGATTACAGATGAAAAAGGCCAATTCAGCCTCACCGGCATTACACCAGGCTCTTACATTCTGACTGTTTCCAATGTTGGTTATATTGCATACACCCAAAGTATGCGCATTTCGAAAGGGAGAAACGCGTTTCTTAATCTTCAACTGTCCGAAAGCAACCAGGAGCTAAAAGAGGTCATTGTTAGTGCCGCCAAAAACAGTTACCAGGTTTCATCGTCCAATAGTTCGACACGCCTGGACGTGCCTTTGCTGGAAACGCCTCAATCGGTGCAGGTCGTTTCTTCCGCCGTTCTGCGCGACCGGCAGGCATTTACCCTCAACGAGATCGCGGGTACATTCACGGGCATGAAAGCCAATAATGGCAATGGTTCATTTCAAATACGCGGCTTCACAGCTTACTCTCCGAATGATGCCAGTTTTTTGCTTTTTAACGGCATCCGGGGCAACCTGTATTTGTGGAGCCAGCAGCCGCTGCTTTACAACATTGAATCCGTAGAGTTGCTGCGCGGGCCTTCGGGAGCTTTGTTCAGTGAGGGTTCTCCGGGTGGTGTTGTTAATTTTATTACAAAAAAACCATTGTCGGAAAAGCGGGCAAGTGTGGATCTTTCGCTGGGCAGCTGGGGATTTGGAAGAGCTTCTGCTGACTTTGCGGGGCCGGTTTCAAGTAACAAAAAGCTGCTGTACCGCGCCATAATCGGTTATGATCGCTCCGAAAGTTTCAGGGATTATCAAAAGAAACAAAACCTGCTCATTGCCCCTTCGCTGACCTACCTTGCCAGTGAGCGGACCTCGCTTAATCTTGAACTCAATTATACTTACTCCAAAGCCGTTCAGCAGTATGACAATGGAAGTTATGTTTACTCCCGCCCGGATGGAACATTTGATTTCAACCATTATCCCAACAACCTGACAATCCAGAGCCCGACCGATTATGGAAAGACACACAATGCATCGGCTACGCTGAGTTTTAACCATCAGATCAGCCAGAATCTGAAACTCACCGTTGTGGAACGCGCAGTACGGAATGTACTGGATTATACAGACCATATTCCGGTAGGAAGGATCCGTAATGATTCCATCAGCCGGGGATTTCAGGATTGGGAAACGGACAGGTTCAGCCTGCAAACCACTGCTTTTGCAACCTATACCACCAACACAGGACCGCTGGGGCACCAGATTATCGCAGGCTCGGATTACAATCGCTACGGCTGGACGCAAAACGACTATCAGTACAAGCCTTCGACCCGCATTTCTATCCTGCACCCGGATTATGCGGGCAGTATTCCCGATGCCTCCGTTCCGGCCGACGAATCGGATGATAACAAGCGCATTACCAACCTGATAGGAGCTTACATTCAGGATCAGATCAGTGTGGGCGACAAATTGAAAGTGTTGCTCTCGCTTCGTTACGACAACTACAATGGTAAGGAAACGCCATTGTCGGATCGTGACAACAAGCAGGGCGACGAGCTGAAAACCTCAGGCTGGATCCCGCGGGTGGCCCTGGTATATCTGCCGGTAAAGAACGTATCTATTTACGGAACCTATCTCAAATCGTTCAATCCGCAAACCTCCAACAATGTGCTCTCAGGCGGGCCATTCCCGACCCGGCAGGCGACGCAATATGAAGTAGGTTCCAAAGCGGACCTGATAGGCAACCGGTTGTCGGCTACATTATCCCTTTACCAGATCAATTATGCCAATATCCTGACGGCGGCGCCCACGGAAGAAAACTCGCACCGACAAGCTGCCATTGACGGCACGCGCAGCAGAGGCGGAGAATTTTCAGTTGTCGGAAACCTGAACCGGTTGAGCCTGATCGCCGGATATGCTTTCAATGAGCACGAGCTGGTAAGCACGACGAGCTATGGTAAAAAAGGGGACCGTTTTGCCAATGCGCCTAAGCATCAGATCAACTTCTGGGGCAAATATGTGCTTCCATCCCAGGCGCTCAAAGGGCTTGGAATTGCTGCGGGCGTGCGTTATGTGAGTGATCAGGTGGGCTTGCTAAGCAATCAGAACTTCGTTTTTCCGTCCTACACGGTGCTGGATGCCGCCATTTCGTATTCACGCAACCGATATCAGGTTCAGGTTAATGCTTATAATCTGACTAACAAGCATTACTTCACAGGAAGCAGGTCGGGCGTAACATTGGCAGGCCTGGGCGATCCGTTTAATGTACGGGTCGGCATTAGTTATCAGCTCTGGTAAGTCGAGGGGTTTATGAAAAAGACAAAATTCACACGGGGCCTGTTCAAGCTACATAGCTGGCTTGGGCTGGTAACCGGCATATTCCTGGTTTTGTTGGGGTTAAGTGGTTCCGTTCTTGTTTTCAAAACTGAGCTCGACCATCTGGCCAACCGTAACCTGCTTCGCGTATCTCCGGCGGCGACCCACGTGCCGGAAGACGCGCTAATGCAATGCTATAAAACGATTACCGCCCGTTATCCAAACCTGGACGGCATTGCCTGGCTTAATCCCGACGCCGGGCCGGGTGATGCTTATGATTTCAGGATTTATTTCAATGATGCGCGCTTGCTAACTTATGACCTGGCATTGATCTCGTTCAATCCTTACACTGGCGCTATTCTCAGGGAAGAGCCTGCTAGCCAGTTTGTGCCGAGTTTTATTGAATGGTTGTTCCAATTCCATTTCAGCTTCCAGCTGGGCATCCCAGGCGCGGCGCTTACGGCTATTTTTGGTATCACAATGTTGTTGTCCGTGCTGACCGGCGCTATTGTTTATAGGAAAAATATCTGGCGCGTCCTGTCTTTTCGAATTTCGATCAACCGAAAAAACTGGCGCACGATCAGCTCCGATTTGCACCGGATTGTGGGGGTATGGTCAATGTTGTTCAATGCTATTATTTTCTTCACCGGCTTTTGGATGAACCTCTTCGCTTTTGAACCCAAAACCTGGGAGAAAGAACTCCTGCCAGGCAAACGGAACAATGCAATGACGGTTTCCGCCGATGAAATGCTTGGTGCTGCCAGGAAGGCGCTGCCGGATCTGGACCCAACCTATGTATATCTGCCTACGCAACCCGAACGTAAATTTGAAGTCAGAGGCTATGAGCAGGGACAATGGAAACTCTGGGGTGCTTTGAATTCGGTGAGGATTGATCAATACACAGGTAAGGTTTTTAAGATCAATACATTAGCAGATAAATCTGTCGGCGAACGCATTGAAGCAACGTTTCATCCTTTGCATGTTGGCAACTTTGGCGGGCTGCCCGTCAGGATATTTTATGTGATCATCGGGCTGACGCCCGGGTTGCTGGCCGTGACGGGTTTCCTGCTTTGGTGGCGGCGGGCAGGGAAGTCTGAGGCGGACCGTTCAGCGATTTCCGGCCGCTAAGGTGAGCGCCTCTTGCACAACTGTGCTGGGATAATCGTTCAGTTCCAGAATCCGGATGGCATTGGTTGTCACCAGTTTGCCAGGTTTCAGCTTGTAGTCGAAGATGACGGCATCCTGGTGAATGACTTCCGTAAAGTGATAAAGGTCAAAAGTGTCCGCCAGAAAGTTGGAAAGCTCCCGGTCGTGCGTTGAGGCGAGCGCCAGATTGCTGCCTTGTGTGAGGTAACTGAGCACCGATTTGCCGATAGCAATACGCTCAACCGAATTGGTGCCCTTAAAAAGTTCGTCCAGCAGAAACAGGTTGGAATAGCCCGACCTGCTTTCTTCCAACAGATTTTTAATGGTAAGCACCTCTTCAAAATAATAACTTTTGTCCCCCAGCAAATCATCCGAGATGCGGATAGACGAATGTATTTTCATGGCAGTCATAGCAAATGCATGGGCAAAGCATGTATTAATGGTTTGTCCAAGCAGCGCATTAATGCCCACGGTCCGGATGAAAGTGGTCTTTCCCGACATATTGGAACCTGTCAGCAATGCAGATTTAGTTTGTAATGTTAAGTCATTGGCCACGCCGTCAAATATCAGCGGGTGATATACATCCCTGATTTGCAGGTGCTTTAACTCCAAATGAAAGTCGGGCTGACAAGCGTAGGGGACACTTTCTCTGAGTGCGAGTGTTGACAGGGCAATGTCAGTTTCTGCAACGAACCGGAAAACATCCTCGATGTGCTGCCTTTTGGAATCCAGAATCTTCAAGATTGTAAAGAGCAGCACAGGCTCAACCAGAAACAGTGCTTTAAATAATTCAAAAACATAATCAACAAACATGCCGATCTCACCTTGCAGTTTGGCCTCGATCTTGAAAATGGACATGGGCAACCCCAATTGATCCAGCATACTGACCTGCGCTTGCAAGGCATTGTTTTGCGCTGCGAATTCCGGGTTTTTCAAGATGCTGCGGGCTGTTTGAGTCAATATCAAAAGCTGTGGAATGGAGCTTCCGTATTGGTATAGATTGTTCTTGTTCCAATAGTGGATACCCAGATTCACGGGCAGCAGAACGATCAGGAAAATCAGGATCTGCGGTAAGAAGAAAGCCATTATAACAGCAAGCACGCTGACCGCAGAAAGTAGTTGTATAAGCCAGTACCAGCCTGGCCTGGGTGTGTACTTGCCGTGGAAAAGCGACGTGATATAGTAAGCATCTGTTTTATTAAGTTTTGAAATCTCTGTGGTGGTTGCGGCCCTTAATGCAGGATCGGCTTGAAAAATAGAGATAACGTTTTCCAAGCGCTCCTTACGGGCGTCACCCAGGGGAATTACCCGCATGAAGTAATACAAATACTGCTGACCGACGCAGGAAACAGTCCTGTCGATAAACTTAAAAACATCTTCCAGGTCCAGATCCTGAAATGTTCTGTCGGAAATTACCTGGAAAACCCCATCCCGCTTGTCATTAACAAAATACTTTTCGATCTGACCAAAATTGAAAAATCCCTTTTTTATTTGGGCAATATGGTCCTTATCCGATGAGGTTTTCGAAGACATTTCTATAAGATAAATTATAAGGGCAAAAAGCAGCCAGCCCCAAAGCCAACCGAACCCAGGATCAATTTATCATTTTAGAAAAGAAGTATTTTGAAAGTGTTATGAGCGGTTGAATCAGGAAGCAGTATAATGTCCTTTGGCCGAAACGACTGTAACCGTAACCCTCGACTCGTCAACAGCATAAATGATCCTGTGCTCCTGATTTATTCTTCTCGACCAAAATCCAGCCAGGTTGTGCTTTAATTGTTCTGGCTGGCCTGTTCCAATGTATGGATGCTCAATCAGTTCGTCGAGAAGTTTCCTGACTTTTCTGAGCAGCGGCTTATTGCCAGACTTCCTGAGTTTTTCGATTCCTTCAAGCGCTTTTGGGGTGAATTCGATGGAATAACTCATAAACCAAGCAACTTGTCAAAATCGGCTTTATCCACTTTCGTAGTGTTGCCTTTCCTGTACTGATCGATTCCTTCCTGAATATCAGCCATTGTTTGCGGATCCATGAAATATTTGTCCTTCTCGCCAACCGGGGTCAGTGCATAAGCCTTCTCCTTACCACGCTGAATAATGATCTGTTCGTTTTTATCAGCAAGATCCATGTATTTTTTTTGATTGTCCCTGAATTCTCTTGAACTAATTACCAGCATGATTGAGTAGATGAATGTACGGAATTGGTACACAAATATACAATATAAATCAGAAACGCTCATGCGGTATCATTCCAGCCAGGCCCATCTTTTTGCCCAGTCTGTCAGGAATGCTTTCCGGTGTTTTGAGATGGTTTTTGCACCTTGCTGCTGGTCTATGAAAAGATTGGGATCGGGGAGATCGCCGTACCAGTTTTTGCCGAGCTTATAGTCGTGCGGTTCGGGTTTTCCTGGCCAGGGTGCGGTGCTGACATATTTCCCGGCATGACCATTAAGCTCTGCAATGCTGCTGATGGTGGTGTATTCACCCAACTCGACTTGCTTGGGAGAGTAGCGAACGGCGTATTTACCGTCGCCAATGTAATAACCAGGCCATTGCTGACCGCTGATGCTGAGCGTGAACACAGCCGAGTCGGCAGGAACATTAATGTTTGGTCCTTGAAACCGCCACTCAATGACGCCGTAAGTGGCTACGGTGTCGGCAGTGGTGGTGTTGCGCTCAAAAATGGTTCTCGAACTCCTTGTGATCGGCGTGAAAGAGCCGCCCCAGCTTTCGCCTGTCGGCTGATCCGGATTACCATGCATGACATAGGCCAGCGAAGGTGTGTCGCCCATTTTAATGTTGCCTTTGTAATACTTAATAAAATCCTTTCCCATTGCTCCGCGGCCTTTGATGTAATTCGGATAATAGGCTTCTGCCGTCATATCTGCGGGCGATCCGGCATCCATAAACCAGCCGCGGTAAGTGGCGTTGCATTCGATCATCCAAACGTCGGGGTGGTTGGCGGCGATGTAGTCATAGGCATTCACGCCCCATTTTTTATTCGGGCCGCCGATCCAGTACACCCGTATGTTTTTCGTGATCTCCGGCGCATCATGCAATGCCTGTGCAACATCTTCGATACCACCCCATACCAGCACCCAAAGCGGCTGGTCGGAAGACTTTTTAGCACAAGAAATGAGCCATTCAGAACCCTCCGTTTTTTCGGCGAAACCCTTATAAGGCGCCCACGCTGTTGCTCCCTGTTTGCACACATTGCGCAATGTAGCCGGCTCGGGAAAGGCCTTTTGATGCTTTTTTAGTTTGGGAAGATCCTTTTCATACAAATCAATCATATCCAGGATGTCCTTTTTGCGACCGGTCTGGAACGAAGTGGAAACCAATCCTTCAATTTGAAAACGGTCTGCATACATCAGCAGATGGATCATCGATTGGAAATCATCCGGATCGGTCCCGCCGATATCGGTGCTGATGAAAATGCGGGGTTTTTGCTGCGCATGGGCCGAAAAAAAGCTCATAACCAGACAGCTGGTCATGAGCAATGGGATATAAATACGGATCTTTTCCCTTCTTATAAACAGTAATTTCATCGTTATTCCGATCAGTCAGCACCGAATATCCGGCACACTTCATTTTACTATTACAAAGGTAAAAAGAAAGTAATCGAAAAAAATAGAAATTAAATGATAGTTATCGCGGATGGAGTTTAATAGTAAAAGTAGTGTGCATATAGCTGCTTACATCTATCTAAAAATGCCTGTGATTATTTCTTCAAAACTTTCGCGCGATCAACGGATCCGTCGGCGAAAATTACTTTAACTATGTACAGCCCGGCCGGGAAATGGTTGATATTATATTCTGATACCGCATTCGACGAATCATTGTTTTTCTGGTCCATTATCAATTTTCCGGAAACATCCATGAATTGCACGCGTGCGATCTTATCCAGATCTTTCGAAAGAACGGAAAGGCGGTCAATGGTTGGGTTTGGATAAAGGGCTGTTCTGTTGGCAGACTGGAAATTAATACTCCTGATCCGGCTGAATGCAAAGGTCCCGTCCTTATCGATCATTTTAAGTCTGTACAAGTTGTTGCCGGTTTTTGGCGCAATATCCGAGAAAGAGTAGGAGAGTAGCTTGGTGCTTTCACCATTGGAAATTACACTTCCTACGCCAATCCACTGTTTGCCGTTTTGGCTGCGTTGTATTTCAAAACGATCACTGTTTGTCTCCGCTGTTGTTGCCCAGTTTAATGTAACCGAGGACTGCTCGCCTTTTTTTATATCGAAGCTCAAAAGCGTCACGGGAAGGGAAACTTCTACATTCGAGACAACATTACCGTTCAGCGATATTTTTCCAGCGGTCGAAAGCGCTCTTCCCGAAAGAGTTGCACCCGCTCCCA of Dyadobacter chenhuakuii contains these proteins:
- a CDS encoding MutS-related protein, whose product is MSSKTSSDKDHIAQIKKGFFNFGQIEKYFVNDKRDGVFQVISDRTFQDLDLEDVFKFIDRTVSCVGQQYLYYFMRVIPLGDARKERLENVISIFQADPALRAATTTEISKLNKTDAYYITSLFHGKYTPRPGWYWLIQLLSAVSVLAVIMAFFLPQILIFLIVLLPVNLGIHYWNKNNLYQYGSSIPQLLILTQTARSILKNPEFAAQNNALQAQVSMLDQLGLPMSIFKIEAKLQGEIGMFVDYVFELFKALFLVEPVLLFTILKILDSKRQHIEDVFRFVAETDIALSTLALRESVPYACQPDFHLELKHLQIRDVYHPLIFDGVANDLTLQTKSALLTGSNMSGKTTFIRTVGINALLGQTINTCFAHAFAMTAMKIHSSIRISDDLLGDKSYYFEEVLTIKNLLEESRSGYSNLFLLDELFKGTNSVERIAIGKSVLSYLTQGSNLALASTHDRELSNFLADTFDLYHFTEVIHQDAVIFDYKLKPGKLVTTNAIRILELNDYPSTVVQEALTLAAGNR
- a CDS encoding nucleoside hydrolase-like domain-containing protein, which encodes MKLLFIRREKIRIYIPLLMTSCLVMSFFSAHAQQKPRIFISTDIGGTDPDDFQSMIHLLMYADRFQIEGLVSTSFQTGRKKDILDMIDLYEKDLPKLKKHQKAFPEPATLRNVCKQGATAWAPYKGFAEKTEGSEWLISCAKKSSDQPLWVLVWGGIEDVAQALHDAPEITKNIRVYWIGGPNKKWGVNAYDYIAANHPDVWMIECNATYRGWFMDAGSPADMTAEAYYPNYIKGRGAMGKDFIKYYKGNIKMGDTPSLAYVMHGNPDQPTGESWGGSFTPITRSSRTIFERNTTTADTVATYGVIEWRFQGPNINVPADSAVFTLSISGQQWPGYYIGDGKYAVRYSPKQVELGEYTTISSIAELNGHAGKYVSTAPWPGKPEPHDYKLGKNWYGDLPDPNLFIDQQQGAKTISKHRKAFLTDWAKRWAWLE
- a CDS encoding ice-binding family protein, producing MKTSFFFNILTVSLSALCHLSMAQTVPTFGGAETFALYTSAGEFANTGTTLVTGDIGNGTGAVTGNAVTLVGQSHFGDTQGVAAAADVATAYSVLTSGTLNPCGFPLAATLDGVTVLAPGVHCSTEATSFSGSLILNGNNDPDAVFIIKIGGALSVDAPANIVLTGGTLPKNVYWVVNGAFNLAADIDFIGTVVNEGAISLGAGATLSGRALSTAGKISLNGNVVSNVEVSLPVTLLSFDIKKGEQSSVTLNWATTAETNSDRFEIQRSQNGKQWIGVGSVISNGESTKLLSYSFSDIAPKTGNNLYRLKMIDKDGTFAFSRIRSINFQSANRTALYPNPTIDRLSVLSKDLDKIARVQFMDVSGKLIMDQKNNDSSNAVSEYNINHFPAGLYIVKVIFADGSVDRAKVLKK
- a CDS encoding PepSY-associated TM helix domain-containing protein; this encodes MKKTKFTRGLFKLHSWLGLVTGIFLVLLGLSGSVLVFKTELDHLANRNLLRVSPAATHVPEDALMQCYKTITARYPNLDGIAWLNPDAGPGDAYDFRIYFNDARLLTYDLALISFNPYTGAILREEPASQFVPSFIEWLFQFHFSFQLGIPGAALTAIFGITMLLSVLTGAIVYRKNIWRVLSFRISINRKNWRTISSDLHRIVGVWSMLFNAIIFFTGFWMNLFAFEPKTWEKELLPGKRNNAMTVSADEMLGAARKALPDLDPTYVYLPTQPERKFEVRGYEQGQWKLWGALNSVRIDQYTGKVFKINTLADKSVGERIEATFHPLHVGNFGGLPVRIFYVIIGLTPGLLAVTGFLLWWRRAGKSEADRSAISGR
- a CDS encoding TonB-dependent receptor; the protein is MKFQYLFLLLAMFSNVTCSYAQSEQGTLHGRIVNAEDKPVSGASIAFQNTTLGTITDEKGQFSLTGITPGSYILTVSNVGYIAYTQSMRISKGRNAFLNLQLSESNQELKEVIVSAAKNSYQVSSSNSSTRLDVPLLETPQSVQVVSSAVLRDRQAFTLNEIAGTFTGMKANNGNGSFQIRGFTAYSPNDASFLLFNGIRGNLYLWSQQPLLYNIESVELLRGPSGALFSEGSPGGVVNFITKKPLSEKRASVDLSLGSWGFGRASADFAGPVSSNKKLLYRAIIGYDRSESFRDYQKKQNLLIAPSLTYLASERTSLNLELNYTYSKAVQQYDNGSYVYSRPDGTFDFNHYPNNLTIQSPTDYGKTHNASATLSFNHQISQNLKLTVVERAVRNVLDYTDHIPVGRIRNDSISRGFQDWETDRFSLQTTAFATYTTNTGPLGHQIIAGSDYNRYGWTQNDYQYKPSTRISILHPDYAGSIPDASVPADESDDNKRITNLIGAYIQDQISVGDKLKVLLSLRYDNYNGKETPLSDRDNKQGDELKTSGWIPRVALVYLPVKNVSIYGTYLKSFNPQTSNNVLSGGPFPTRQATQYEVGSKADLIGNRLSATLSLYQINYANILTAAPTEENSHRQAAIDGTRSRGGEFSVVGNLNRLSLIAGYAFNEHELVSTTSYGKKGDRFANAPKHQINFWGKYVLPSQALKGLGIAAGVRYVSDQVGLLSNQNFVFPSYTVLDAAISYSRNRYQVQVNAYNLTNKHYFTGSRSGVTLAGLGDPFNVRVGISYQLW
- a CDS encoding type II toxin-antitoxin system Phd/YefM family antitoxin, coding for MLVISSREFRDNQKKYMDLADKNEQIIIQRGKEKAYALTPVGEKDKYFMDPQTMADIQEGIDQYRKGNTTKVDKADFDKLLGL
- a CDS encoding Txe/YoeB family addiction module toxin; amino-acid sequence: MSYSIEFTPKALEGIEKLRKSGNKPLLRKVRKLLDELIEHPYIGTGQPEQLKHNLAGFWSRRINQEHRIIYAVDESRVTVTVVSAKGHYTAS